A region of Lycium barbarum isolate Lr01 chromosome 1, ASM1917538v2, whole genome shotgun sequence DNA encodes the following proteins:
- the LOC132614288 gene encoding transcriptional regulator SUPERMAN-like, which produces MEGMERNSFNRSNNDLKHKSCFMARHMKKLSNNNNNNNVNESSWDYYYGNEDHGLISWPPRSYTCSFCKREFKSAQALGGHMNVHRRDRARLRQHSPPKNNRYSLLNLNVDPNTNPNPSFSSSSPSPSPSRKFSPFTSRLLPPQSTTYNNAGGSHEIRIWEKDDQLMKSTGELVNMKNAKLALCGVDGKLGSFMQEKEFLRLDLDIGLFTQSKQDLDLELRLGYT; this is translated from the coding sequence ATGGAAGGCATGGAGAGAAACAGTTTCAACCGTAGTAATAATGACTTGAAACACAAAAGCTGCTTCATGGCGAGACACATGAAAAAGTtgagtaacaacaacaacaacaacaatgttaACGAGTCATCAtgggattattattatggaaatGAAGATCATGGATTAATCTCCTGGCCTCCAAGATCTTACACATGTAGCTTTTGTAAAAGGGAATTCAAATCTGCTCAAGCACTTGGTGGACACATGAATGTTCATAGAAGAGATAGAGCCAGGTTGAGACAACACTCACCACCTAAAAATAATAGGTATTCTCTTCTAAACCTTAATGTTGATCCAAACACTAACCCTAACCCTAGTttttcatcatcatcaccatcaccCTCTCCTTCAAGAAAATTCTCACCTTTTACTTCAAGATTACTACCTCCTCAATCTACCACTTATAATAATGCTGGTGGTTCTCATGAAATAAGGATATGGGAAAAAGATGACCAGCTGATGAAGAGTACTGGAGAATTGGTAAACATGAAAAATGCTAAATTAGCACTTTGTGGGGTTGATGGGAAACTTGGTTCTTTCATGCAAGAAAAAGAATTTCTGAGATTGGACTTGGATATTGGCTTGTTCACTCAATCAAAACAGGATTTGGATCTGGAACTTCGACTAGGATACACTTAG